Within the Spartobacteria bacterium genome, the region ATCAGCCAAATCGTAACCAACGGTTCCTCTTCGTTAACGGTCTCTCCGTCAACCTTAACCATTCCTTCCGAAACCGCTATGCAGATTCCGGTGGTATTTCATCCGCAAGCGGGTGGTACACAGACGACTGCGTTCACTTTTACGCATAATGGGACAGAATCTCCTTTCATTCTGAATGTGGGCGGACTCGTTCGCGCAGGCAGTATGGGATTTGTCTCGAACCAGCTGCATTATGCCGCTACGTATGGCGACGCTGATCCGGCAGCACAGATTCAGCAGGCACTGAATAGCGGGGATGCCGATTATACTTTTGCCCTGACGGATACCGCATCGTGGTTGACCATTGTCCCGGATACAGGTTCGGTGGCGTTCTCCGCATCGCAGCGCCTCACCAATGCGGTTTCGCTGGCCGGTTTAAATGCAGGCACTTATGGTGCCACCGTAACGGTGACATCGGCGCAGTGCACCAATTCGCCGCAAACCTATGCGGTCACCCTGGAATATGCCAAAGCCGCACAGACCATCAGCTTCCCGAATCCGGGTGCGCAGATCACCACCAATACGACACTGCTCCCGTCCACGTCATCCCGCGGACTGCCGCTGACCTATGCTATCGCGTCCGGACCGGCCGTTTTGGGATATACGACCAATACGACTTATCTGACCTACACCAACGCCGGCACCGTCCGCGTGACGGCCAGCCAGTCCGGCACCATCAATTATCTGCCGGCCGTCACGGTCACGCAGACCTTTGCGGTGACCAAAGCGGTGGCCTCGGTATCGCTTACCAATCTGACGCAGACCTATGATCGCGGAGTGCATACGGCGACGGTAACTTGCTTGCCTTCCGTTCCTTACACTGTGACGTACAACGGTTCAGCGTCTGCTCCAGTGAATGCCGGCAGTTATACGGTTGTCGCGACAGCGGTGCATCCCATCTGGCAGGGCGGAGCGACGAATACGCTGACCATACAGAAATCTGCGCAGACCGTGACCTTCCCGGGCATTGATTCGCAGAAAACGACCAATCTGGTAGTGCTGGCAGCGTCTGCGTCCAGCGGATATCCTGTGGCTTTTGCGGTGAATTATGGACCGGCGGTGATCGGCGGATTCAGCAATATGACCTTTACCGGCGCGGGCATGGTTTCGGTTGGTGCCGTGCAGGCGGGCAAC harbors:
- a CDS encoding DUF1573 domain-containing protein — encoded protein: MKKNAFCRIMNLFLLLFIFGVTSHAATIRMDGCQMVTYGQTVATNFLLESTAVLRGTGTIHAVSTLRGMVSPGVGSNDAATLVLDAPTQLDGAQFTCYVAASDRVDRLLINGAVMGSATVLINRAGSAAPSALPIIVAATGSVFTAVTRTPTNGWRLGVVDHQTLDLTAVPEWMLLGTNQVGLVSSNTIQAGNGTDFGVARYGVDVYTNWFALTNNGTVALQISQIVTNGSSSLTVSPSTLTIPSETAMQIPVVFHPQAGGTQTTAFTFTHNGTESPFILNVGGLVRAGSMGFVSNQLHYAATYGDADPAAQIQQALNSGDADYTFALTDTASWLTIVPDTGSVAFSASQRLTNAVSLAGLNAGTYGATVTVTSAQCTNSPQTYAVTLEYAKAAQTISFPNPGAQITTNTTLLPSTSSRGLPLTYAIASGPAVLGYTTNTTYLTYTNAGTVRVTASQSGTINYLPAVTVTQTFAVTKAVASVSLTNLTQTYDRGVHTATVTCLPSVPYTVTYNGSASAPVNAGSYTVVATAVHPIWQGGATNTLTIQKSAQTVTFPGIDSQKTTNLVVLAASASSGYPVAFAVNYGPAVIGGFSNMTFTGAGMVSVGAVQAGNSNWLASGVTNTFMVSRADQTPLVFAPASPQIYDTTNQL